Proteins from a genomic interval of Trifolium pratense cultivar HEN17-A07 linkage group LG6, ARS_RC_1.1, whole genome shotgun sequence:
- the LOC123889532 gene encoding uncharacterized protein LOC123889532 → MGNACFGKKGSNKGSVLHPLAVHRVCDQAVTIKVRMTRGELKDLMGKVDTRDDNSEIGRLILHECSKGRLQARIVATATDGDHDHSYKLSDGLRPIQEHGEEDLGSIN, encoded by the coding sequence ATGGGTAATGCTTGCTTTGGGAAGAAGGGGAGCAACAAGGGATCAGTGTTGCACCCTTTGGCAGTTCACCGCGTTTGCGATCAAGCCGTGACAATTAAGGTGCGAATGACCAGAGGCGAACTTAAAGATTTAATGGGGAAGGTAGATACGAGAGATGACAATTCAGAAATAGGCCGTCTGATCCTTCATGAATGCTCCAAGGGGAGGCTTCAGGCTCGAATTGTAGCTACTGCTACAGATGGGGATCATGATCATTCGTACAAGCTTTCAGATGGCTTAAGGCCAATTCAAGAACATGGCGAAGAAGATTTGGGATCTATCAACTAG
- the LOC123889533 gene encoding subtilisin-like protease SBT3: MATHIHHYLLCSFIIILHLVSSTLGDQNSNNYIIHMNLSTMPKPFSSQQSWYLATLSSLLDITSNNQVTINNDQLNYISSSKKLTYTYTNVMNGFSASLSPLELEALKTTVGYISSIRDLPIKPDTTHSPQFIGLNPVSGTWPRTQYGKNVIIGMIDSGIWPESESFKDDDMPNIPSRWKGRCENGTQFDPSLCNKKLIGARFFNKGLLANNPNIRITMNSTRDIDGHGTHTSTTAAGSKVEGASYFGYASGSAIGIAPHAHVSMYKVLWKEGAYVSDTIAAIDSAIEDGVDVLSLSLGFDEAPLYEDPIAIATFAAMEKNIFVSTSAGNRGPVLETLHNGTPWVITVAAGTLDREFHGDLTLGNGSIVTGLSLYPGNVSSEKVPMVFLSSCDNLKELIKARNKIVVCEDKNRTLGTQVDNLDSVKVVGGVFILNSNDDVTYYIQTKFPSIFLNPMNGELVKDYIKCNYSNPKASMTFKKTVLGTKPAPIVDSYSSRGPSHSCPFVLKPDITAPGTLILASWPQNVPATELQFQNNLFSNFNLLSGTSMSCPHIAGVAALLKEAHPCWSPAAIRSAIMTTSDILDNTKELIKDIGNDYKQASPLALGTGHVNPNRALDPGLVYDAGKQDYVNLLCALNFTQKNIMAITRSFSNNCSKPSLDLNYPSFIAFFNDDSVETKIVITQEFERVVTNVGEESTIYVANITPIEGFHVSVIPNKLVFKKKNEKVAYKLRIEGPKMEKNKVVFGYLTWTDSKHVVRSPIVVTSLSSELTPP, from the exons ATGGCTACACACATTCATCACTATCTACTATGCTCCTTTATCATAATCCTTCACCTTGTTTCTTCTACATTGGGTGatcaaaactccaacaattatATCATTCACATGAATTTATCAACTATGCCCAAACCTTTCTCAAGCCAACAAAGTTGGTACTTAGCCACCCTTTCCTCACTACTTGACATTACTTCTAATAATCAAGTAACAATAAATAACGACCAATTGAACTacatttcttcttcaaaaaaacttACATATACCTACACTAATGTCATGAATGGTTTCAGTGCAAGTTTGTCTCCTTTGGAGCTTGAAGCTCTAAAAACAACTGTCGGATATATTTCATCCATAAGAGATTTACCTATCAAACCAGACACAACCCACTCTCCTCAATTCATTGGCCTCAATCCTGTTTCAGGAACATGGCCTAGAACACAATACGGAAAAAATGTAATAATTGGTATGATAGACAGTGGAATTTGGCCAGAAAGTGAAAGCTTTAAAGATGATGACATGCCTAACATCCCTTCACGATGGAAAGGCCGATGTGAAAATGGTACTCAATTTGATCCGTCATTGTGTAACAAAAAACTCATAGGAGCTCGATTCTTCAACAAAGGATTGCTAGCAAATAATCCTAATATAAGAATAACCATGAACTCCACACGTGACATAGACGGTCATGGCACTCACACATCAACCACTGCTGCGGGAAGTAAAGTTGAGGGTGCATCCTACTTCGGATATGCCTCCGGATCAGCCATAG GCATTGCTCCACATGCTCATGTGTCCATGTATAAGGTATTGTGGAAAGAAGGAGCATATGTATCTGATACAATAGCTGCAATTGATAGTGCAATAGAAGATGGTGTAGATGTTCTTTCATTATCATTGGGTTTTGATGAGGCACCTTTGTATGAAGACCCTATAGCTATAGCCACATTTGCAGCTATGGAGAAAAACATTTTTGTATCTACATCTGCAGGGAACAGAGGGCCAGTGCTTGAAACTCTGCACAACGGAACACCGTGG GTAATAACTGTGGCTGCTGGCACATTAGACCGTGAATTTCATGGCGATTTAACACTTGGTAATGGATCCATAGTCACTGGCTTGTCTCTCTATCCAGGGAACGTTTCTTCAGAAAAGGTTCCAATGGTTTTCCTGAGCTCATGTGATAATTTGAAGGAACTCATCAAAGCTAGAAACAAGATTGTGGTATGCGAAGACAAGAATCGAACACTCGGTACTCAAGTGGATAACTTGGACAGTGTAAAAGTTGTTGGAGGTGTTTTCATATTGAATAGTAATGATGATGTAACATATTACATTCAAACTAAGTTTCCATCTATTTTTTTGAATCCAATGAATGGAGAACTAGTCAAGGATTACATCAAATGCAACTATAGTAATCCAAAAGCAAGCATGACATTTAAGAAAACTGTTTTAGGTACAAAGCCAGCACCAATTGTGGATAGTTATAGTTCTAGAGGACCATCACATAGTTGTCCATTTGTGTTAAAACCAGACATCACAGCACCAGGAACACTAATCTTAGCTTCATGGCCTCAAAATGTTCCAGCAACAGAATTGCAATTCCAAAACAATCTCTTCAGCAACTTCAACTTGTTAAGTGGAACATCAATGTCATGTCCACATATTGCAGGTGTAGCAGCACTTTTAAAGGAAGCACACCCTTGTTGGAGCCCTGCAGCCATTAGATCAGCAATTATGACAACCTCGGATATATTAGACAACACAAAAGAACTCATCAAAGACATTGGTAATGATTACAAACAAGCTTCACCTCTAGCATTGGGAACTGGTCATGTTAACCCCAATAGAGCACTTGATCCTGGACTTGTTTATGATGCAGGAAAACAAGACTATGTGAATCTTTTATGTGCATTAAATTTCACTCAAAAGAACATCATGGCTATCACAAGATCCTTTTCTAACAATTGCTCTAAACCTTCTCTAGACCTTAATTACCCATCTTTTATTGCATTTTTCAATGATGATAGTGTTGAGACAAAGATAGTAATTACACAAGAATTTGAAAGAGTAGTAACCAATGTTGGGGAGGAATCAACTATCTATGTAGCTAACATTACACCAATTGAAGGGTTCCACGTTAGTGTTATCCCAAACAAGTTGGTgtttaagaagaaaaatgaaaaggtGGCATACAAGTTGAGAATAGAAGGTCCCAAAATGGAGAAAAATAAAGTAGTTTTTGGGTATCTTACTTGGACAGACTCAAAGCACGTTGTTAGGAGTCCCATTGTTGTGACAAGTCTCAGCTCAGAACTAACACCCCCATAA